A genomic segment from Variovorax paradoxus B4 encodes:
- a CDS encoding gamma-glutamyltransferase family protein: MNFDFSNPYLSTRIPIFARNVVSTSHPLASQAGLRMLQQGGNAVDAAIATAAVMTLVEPVSNGLGSDAFCILWDGKELHGLNASGCAPKAWTPEYFKAKYGADAVTPPMRGIDSVTVPGAVRGWVALSERFGKLPFADLLAPAIDIAERGYLVPPVVQQKWAAATPVLASVAGFAQTFMPWGRAPEVGELFRFTAAARALKAIARTKGEAYYSGEIAEALARFSKEQGGSLTVADLSAYQPEWVQPISRDYRGHTLHEIPPNGQGIAALIALGILEKFDIASLPVDSVASQHLQIEAMKLAFADVYRYVSEPSSMTVTPAQMLDDSYLASRARLIDVKKAQDFKAGNPVKGGTIYLTAADESGMMVSFIQSNYMGFGSGCVEPEFGISLQNRGHGFSLKAESPNVVAPGKRPFHTIIPAFLTKDGQPVMSFGVMGGNMQPQGHMQTLVRMLDYKQNPQAACDAPRWRFNAGLEINVEAAMDPATVQGLRELGHHLDVIDDSYQDFGAGQFIWRAGDPSVEGYVAASDPRRDGLAAGF; encoded by the coding sequence ATGAACTTCGACTTCAGCAACCCCTATCTCTCCACCCGCATTCCGATCTTCGCGCGCAACGTGGTGTCGACCTCGCACCCGCTCGCCTCTCAGGCGGGGCTGCGCATGCTGCAGCAGGGCGGCAATGCCGTCGATGCGGCCATTGCCACGGCGGCCGTGATGACGCTGGTCGAGCCCGTGAGCAACGGCCTGGGCAGCGACGCCTTCTGCATCCTGTGGGACGGCAAGGAACTGCACGGCCTCAACGCCTCGGGTTGCGCGCCCAAGGCCTGGACGCCCGAATATTTCAAGGCCAAGTACGGCGCCGATGCCGTCACGCCGCCGATGCGCGGCATCGATTCGGTCACCGTGCCGGGCGCGGTGCGCGGCTGGGTGGCGCTGAGCGAGCGCTTCGGCAAGCTGCCTTTCGCCGACCTGCTGGCGCCGGCCATCGACATCGCCGAGCGCGGCTACCTGGTGCCGCCGGTGGTGCAGCAGAAGTGGGCCGCTGCCACGCCGGTGCTGGCATCGGTGGCGGGCTTCGCGCAGACCTTCATGCCCTGGGGCCGCGCGCCCGAAGTGGGTGAGCTGTTCCGCTTCACGGCCGCCGCGCGTGCGCTCAAGGCCATCGCCCGCACCAAGGGCGAGGCCTACTACAGCGGCGAGATCGCCGAGGCGCTCGCAAGGTTCTCGAAGGAGCAGGGCGGCTCGCTCACGGTGGCCGACCTCTCGGCCTACCAGCCCGAATGGGTCCAGCCGATCTCGCGCGACTACCGCGGCCACACGCTGCACGAGATTCCGCCCAACGGGCAGGGCATTGCGGCGCTGATCGCCCTCGGCATCCTCGAGAAGTTCGACATCGCTTCGCTGCCGGTCGACTCGGTGGCTTCGCAGCACCTGCAGATCGAGGCGATGAAGCTCGCCTTCGCCGACGTGTACCGCTATGTGTCGGAGCCATCGTCGATGACGGTGACACCCGCCCAAATGCTCGATGACTCCTACCTCGCATCGCGTGCGAGACTCATCGACGTGAAAAAGGCGCAGGACTTCAAGGCCGGCAACCCTGTCAAGGGCGGCACCATCTACCTCACGGCGGCCGACGAGAGCGGCATGATGGTGAGCTTCATCCAGAGCAACTACATGGGCTTCGGCTCGGGCTGCGTGGAGCCCGAGTTCGGCATCAGCCTGCAGAACCGCGGCCATGGCTTCAGCCTCAAGGCCGAGAGCCCGAACGTCGTGGCGCCCGGCAAGCGGCCGTTCCACACCATCATCCCGGCCTTCCTCACCAAGGACGGCCAGCCGGTGATGAGCTTCGGCGTGATGGGCGGCAACATGCAGCCGCAAGGCCACATGCAGACGCTGGTGCGCATGCTCGACTACAAGCAGAACCCGCAGGCCGCATGCGATGCGCCGCGCTGGCGCTTCAACGCGGGGCTCGAGATCAACGTCGAGGCCGCGATGGACCCGGCCACGGTGCAGGGCCTGCGCGAGCTCGGCCACCACCTGGACGTGATCGACGACTCCTACCAGGATTTCGGCGCCGGCCAGTTCATCTGGCGCGCGGGCGATCCGTCGGTCGAAGGCTACGTGGCCGCCAGCGATCCGCGCCGCGATGGCCTGGCGGCAGGCTTTTGA
- a CDS encoding DMT family transporter: MTKSAVQTGIPPSSASGARSLAPGLVLASLGAVAFSGKAIIVKLAYRYGVDAITLIMLRMLFALPLFAVMAWWAGRGKPALTLRDWLGVAGLGFSGYYLASFLDFAGLAYISASFERLILYLNPTLVLLFGWLLYRRRATRPQVLGMIVSYAGVLLVFGHELWIGGGGKGGGAAAWGTFLVFLSAVSYAAYLVYSGEFVKRLGSLRLVGLATTVACVLCILQFVLMRPMSAAMQVAPEVIWLSVLNATLCTAVPVLMVMMAIERIGPAMAAQTGMIGPLSTILMGVVILGEPFTAWIAAGTVLVIAGIFVFTSTGR, from the coding sequence ATGACCAAGTCCGCCGTACAGACCGGCATTCCCCCTTCTTCTGCCAGCGGCGCAAGGAGCCTTGCGCCCGGCCTCGTCCTCGCCTCGCTGGGCGCGGTCGCGTTCAGCGGCAAGGCCATCATCGTCAAGCTGGCCTACCGCTACGGCGTGGATGCGATCACGCTGATCATGCTGCGCATGCTGTTCGCGCTGCCGCTGTTCGCGGTGATGGCGTGGTGGGCCGGCCGCGGCAAGCCCGCGCTCACCTTGCGCGACTGGCTCGGCGTGGCCGGGCTCGGCTTCTCCGGCTACTACCTTGCGAGCTTTCTCGACTTCGCGGGGCTCGCCTACATCTCGGCCAGCTTCGAGCGGCTCATTCTCTATCTCAACCCCACGCTGGTGCTGCTGTTCGGCTGGCTGCTGTACCGGCGGCGCGCCACGCGGCCGCAGGTGCTCGGCATGATCGTGAGCTATGCCGGCGTGCTGCTCGTGTTCGGGCACGAACTCTGGATCGGTGGCGGCGGCAAGGGCGGCGGGGCGGCGGCCTGGGGCACGTTCCTCGTGTTCCTGAGCGCCGTGAGCTATGCGGCCTATCTCGTCTACAGCGGCGAATTCGTCAAGCGCCTCGGGTCGCTGCGGCTCGTGGGGCTGGCCACCACGGTGGCGTGCGTGCTGTGCATCCTGCAGTTCGTGCTGATGCGGCCGATGAGCGCCGCGATGCAGGTGGCGCCCGAGGTCATCTGGCTGTCGGTGCTCAACGCCACGCTGTGCACGGCGGTGCCTGTCCTCATGGTCATGATGGCCATCGAACGTATCGGCCCGGCCATGGCCGCGCAAACCGGCATGATCGGGCCGCTGTCGACCATCCTCATGGGCGTGGTCATACTCGGCGAGCCGTTCACCGCGTGGATCGCGGCCGGCACGGTGCTCGTGATTGCGGGCATCTTCGTTTTCACAAGCACGGGGCGCTAG
- a CDS encoding SDR family oxidoreductase — MDLGIAGKTALVCGASKGLGYGCAEALVREGVNVVIVARGAEALEAAAKKLTEAAGASGPFVKHVAADITTEAGRAAVFALGHDFDIVVTNAGGPPPGDFRNWDREAWIKAVDANMLTPIELIKATVDGMAKRGFGRIVNITSSSVKSPIDILGLSNGARSGLTGFVAGVARTSIAAQGVTINNLLPGAFDTDRLKGTMAGAAQKSGQDFDTVWEARKKNIPARRFGTPAEFGAICAFLCSMQAGYMTGQNVLADGGAYPGTY, encoded by the coding sequence ATGGATTTGGGCATTGCAGGCAAGACTGCGCTGGTGTGCGGCGCGAGCAAGGGACTCGGCTACGGCTGCGCCGAGGCGCTGGTGCGCGAGGGCGTCAACGTGGTGATCGTGGCACGCGGTGCCGAGGCGCTGGAGGCGGCGGCGAAGAAGTTGACCGAAGCCGCAGGCGCATCGGGTCCCTTCGTCAAGCACGTGGCCGCCGACATCACCACCGAGGCCGGCCGCGCGGCGGTGTTCGCGCTGGGCCACGACTTCGACATCGTCGTCACCAACGCCGGCGGCCCGCCCCCCGGCGATTTCCGCAACTGGGACCGCGAGGCATGGATCAAGGCGGTCGACGCCAACATGCTCACGCCCATCGAACTGATCAAGGCCACGGTGGACGGCATGGCCAAGCGCGGCTTCGGGCGCATCGTGAACATCACGTCGAGCTCGGTGAAGTCGCCCATCGACATCCTGGGCCTGTCGAACGGCGCACGCAGCGGCCTCACCGGCTTCGTGGCCGGCGTGGCGCGCACGTCCATCGCCGCGCAGGGTGTGACCATCAACAACCTGCTGCCCGGCGCCTTCGACACCGACCGCCTGAAGGGCACGATGGCCGGCGCGGCGCAGAAGTCGGGACAGGACTTCGACACCGTGTGGGAAGCCCGCAAGAAGAACATCCCGGCCAGGCGCTTCGGCACGCCGGCCGAGTTCGGCGCCATCTGCGCCTTTCTCTGCAGCATGCAGGCGGGCTACATGACGGGGCAGAACGTCCTGGCCGACGGCGGCGCCTACCCCGGCACGTATTGA
- a CDS encoding DMT family transporter, translating to MQIQQRLTPSTVFLLTVPPLLWASNAVVGRLVRDLVSPLTLNFVRWVIAFVLLLPLAWPVLRRGSPMWPHWKRYSVLGLLGIGCYNAFQYLALQTSTPINVTLVGSSLPLWMLATGTVFFGARVSGREIGGSLLSMLGVLLVLSRGEWRQLLALRLVPGDLYMILGTIAWAFYSWILARTREPQGVRQDWAAFLMAQLVFGLAWSGLFAAGEWTLTDARMELGWPLLAALAFIGIGPAVLAYRCWGSGVQHAGPQAASFFMNLTPLFAALLSAAFLREPPHWYHGAAFALIVGGIVVSSRR from the coding sequence ATGCAGATCCAGCAGCGCCTCACGCCTTCCACCGTCTTCCTGCTCACCGTGCCGCCGCTGCTGTGGGCGAGCAATGCCGTCGTCGGCCGCCTGGTGCGCGACCTGGTGTCGCCGCTCACGCTGAACTTCGTGCGCTGGGTCATCGCGTTCGTGCTGCTGCTGCCGCTCGCATGGCCGGTGCTGCGCCGCGGCAGCCCGATGTGGCCGCACTGGAAGCGCTACTCGGTGCTGGGGCTGCTGGGCATCGGCTGCTACAACGCGTTCCAGTACCTGGCGCTGCAGACCTCCACGCCGATCAACGTCACGCTGGTGGGCTCCAGCCTGCCACTGTGGATGCTCGCGACGGGCACCGTTTTCTTCGGCGCGCGTGTCAGTGGGCGCGAGATCGGCGGTTCGCTGCTCTCGATGCTGGGCGTGCTGCTGGTGCTGAGCCGGGGCGAATGGCGGCAGCTGCTCGCGCTGCGGCTGGTGCCGGGCGATCTCTACATGATCCTGGGCACCATCGCCTGGGCGTTCTACAGCTGGATCCTGGCGCGCACGCGGGAGCCGCAGGGCGTGCGGCAGGACTGGGCCGCGTTCCTGATGGCGCAGCTGGTGTTCGGCCTCGCATGGTCGGGGCTGTTCGCGGCCGGGGAATGGACGCTGACCGACGCCCGCATGGAACTCGGATGGCCGCTGCTGGCGGCATTGGCATTCATCGGCATCGGCCCGGCGGTATTGGCTTACCGCTGCTGGGGCAGTGGCGTCCAGCATGCGGGGCCGCAGGCCGCGAGCTTCTTCATGAACCTCACGCCGCTGTTCGCCGCGCTGCTGTCCGCGGCCTTCCTGCGCGAGCCGCCGCACTGGTACCACGGCGCGGCTTTCGCCCTCATCGTGGGCGGCATCGTGGTCTCGTCACGGCGCTGA